GTCGCCCACGGCGGCGGCGGCAATATAGATGTCCGCACCTGCCGTTGCCGCCACCACGGCGTCACGCATCTGCTCGGCGCTGCGCACGTCGATGCGCCGCGTGATGCCCGGCGGCGTCGCCATGCTCACGGGGCCGGCCACCAGCGTCACATCGGCACCGACCTGCGCAGCGGCTTCTGCCACGGCGAAGCCCATGCGGCCGGAACTGCGGTTGCCGATGAAGCGCACCGGATCGATGTCTTCATACGTCGGCCCCGCGCTCACCACGACCTTGAGCCCACGCAACACCTGCGCCCCGAACGAGGCAACGATGGCTTCGCGCAGCTCCAGCGGTTCCAGCATGCGGCCCGAACCAATGTCACCGCAGGCCTGATCGCCCGAAGCCGGACCGAGCAAATGCACGCCCCGCTGGCGCAAGGTATCCACATTGGCTTGCACGGCAGGATGCGCCCACATCTGCTGGTTCATCGCAGGCGCCACGTAGAGCGGTGCGGCACTGGCAAGGCAGACGGTGGTGAGCAGGTCGTTCGCCATGCCGTGTGCGAGGCGTGCGATCAGGTCGGCGCTGGCGGGGGCGATAAGGATTCGCTCGGCCCAACGCGCCAATTCGATATGGCCCATGGCCGCTTCGGCCTCGGCATCCCACAGGCTGGTGCGTACGGGCTGGCCGGACAGCGCCTGGAACGTGGTCGCACTGACGAAATGCGCGGCATTCTCGGTCATCATCACGCGCACCTCGGCACCGAGGTCACGCAGGCGACGAACCAGTTCACACGACTTGTAGGCAGCGATGCCGCCAGACACGCCCAGCAAAATGCGGCGTTGGGCAAGACTCATGGTGATTGGGCCTGACTACCGTTTGGCCCGGTAGCTTACCGGAATCATTCGTCCGTCTCGGTGAAACGGGGGCGGGCAGCTCACCACCCCCCGCCATCGTCCTAGCCCACCACGCGGGGATGCAAAATGTCCTCCAGACCGATGCGGCGCAGCAGCTCGGCGCGGACGCGGTCGGCTACCCCGTTGACGATCTCCGCGCCGTCCTCGGACGGGTCGATATGCACGCGGAACGGACGCGTGCCGAACGGCTTGCCCACCACGTCCACGATGGCCCGGGCGACCGCCTCCGGGTCCGCATCCGCCGGTTCCAGCGATGCCAGTCCCTTGAACGCCACCTCGCCGAAGTCGCGGGTCGGGCCCTCCGCGTACACCTTGGCCACCGCGTCATCGGCCGGTGCACCGGCATGCGCAAAGTGATTGGTACCCTGGGTGAAGGCACCCGGCACCACGATGGAGGTCTCGATGCCCCAACGCGCCAGCTCGCCCGCATAGCTCACCGCCAGCGAATCCATGCCCGCCTTGGCCGCGAAGTACGGCGCCAGGTACGGCGGCGTGCCACCGCGCACGCTACTGGAGGACACCCACACCACCAGCCCACGTCCCTGCTTGCGCAGTGACGGCAGGGCCGCGCGATTCACTCGCTGCGTGCTCAACACATTAGTGTCGTAGAGCTGAGCAAACTGTTCCGGCGTAAAGGCCTCGGCCGGACCGTAGGCCATGTGGCCCGCATTGTGGATCACCACATCCAGCCGCTGATGTGTGGCGACGATTTCCGCTATGGCGGCATCGACGGACGACTGCGAGGCCACGTCCATCTCAATGGCGCGCAGCTCCACGCCATGCTCCTGCGCGTAGTGCGCCATCTCCTCGACGCGAGCCGCGTTGCGCCCGGTGGTTTCGCGCATGCCGGCATACACCGTGTGGCCCGCGTGGGCGAGTGCGCGCGCGCTCATCAGGCCAAAGCCGCTCGACGCGCCCGTAATAACGATGACGTTCTTCATGATGTGTTCTCCAGGGAGGGTGGAAGGAAAATCAGATGACGCCACCGTTGGCGCGCAGAACCTGACCATTCACCCAGCGACCATCCGGGCCAGCGAGGAAAGACACGACACTGGCGATATCGTCGGGCGTACCCAGGCGCTCCAGCGGAGCCAGCTTGGCGAGTTGGTCGATCTGCTCCGGCGTCTTGCCCTTCAGGAACAGGTCCGTGCCGGTGGGGCCCGGTGCCACAGCGTTCACCGTGATGGCGCGGCCGCGCAGTTCCTTCGACAGAACGCGCGTCATCGATTCCACCGCGGCCTTGGTGGCCACATAAACGCCATAGGTCGGGAAATTCAGACCCACCACGCTGGTGGAGAAATTGACGATGCGCCCGCCGTTGCGCAGGCGTTTGCCGGCCTCGCGCAGCGTGTTGAAGGTGCCCTTGAGGTTGATGGCAACGGTGCGGTCGAACAGCGCGTCGTCCGATTCGGCAATGGGCGCTAGCTGCATGACGCCGGCGTTGTTCACCAGCACGTCCACGCCGCCGAACGCGGTTTCCGCCGCATCGAACAGACGCCGCACCGCGACCGGGTCGGCGACATCGGCCTGGGCAGTCAGAGCACGTCCGCCGGCATTTTCGATCTGTCGGGCCAGCGCCTCGGCGGAGGTCGCATCGCCGGCGTAGTTGATGACCACCGTGAAGCCATCGCGGGCAAGCCGCTCGGCGATAGCGGCGCCGATGCCACGGGAGGCGCCAGTGACGATGGCGACGGGGTTGGAAGCCTGTGCAGACATGGGGAGCATCCTCGGAAAGGGCCGACCGGGTGTCGGCGTAGGCAGAGCATGTTCTTTTCCTATAGACGGATAATCTGCTCAAATTCGCCATCATCATTCGGGCAGAGCGAACAGATGGACAAGGTCGACGCCATGCGCCTGTTCACCCGCATCGTGGAGCGCCGCAGCTTCACGCTCGCCGCACAGGATCTGGAACTGCCCCGCTCCACCGTCACCGAGGTGATCAAGCAGCTGGAAGCACGCCTGGGCGTGCGCCTGCTCGAGCGCACCACCCGACAGGTGCGCCCAACCCTGGACGGCGAGGCCTATTACCAACGCTGCCTGAGCATCCTGGCCGAGATCGAAGAAGCCGAAGCGGCCTTCACCGGTGCGCGTCCCACCGGCTTGCTGCGGGTGGACGTGCACAGCGTGCTGGCGCGTCACTTCATGCTGCCGGGCCTGCCCGACTTCCTCGCGCGCTATCCGGGGATCCAACTGCGCATCGGCGAAGGCGACCGTTACGTGGATCTGGTGCGCGAAGGCGTGGACTGCGTGCTGCGCGTGGGCAAACCCACCGACAGCAGCATGATCGGGCGGCAGATCGCCGTGCTTCCCGAGGGCACCTACGCCAGCCCGGCGTATCTGGAACGCCACGGCACGCCATCGACGCCCGACGATCTCGAGGGGCACCAGATGGTGGCCTTCGTGTCGTCGGCCACGGGCAGTGTGCTGCCCCTGGAATTTCGCCACGGCGATAGTGCGCGCGATGTCCTGCTTCCGCACACGGTGAGCGTGGCAGGCGCGGAGATGTACGTCGCCACCGCGCGCCTTGGCCTGGGGCTGATCCAGGTACCCACCTACCGCGTGCAGGACGAGGTGGCACACGGCACGCTGGTGAACGTGCTGCCAGGCTTTCCGCCCATACCTTCGCCGGTCTATGTGCTCTATCCACAGAACCGGCAACTATCGCCACGCGTACGCGTCTTCATCGACTGGCTCGGCGCCGAATTCGCCAAGCGCCTGCCTGCCTGACCCGCCGACGGCACAAAGACCGACACATCCGGCGGCTCCACGCCGATAGTCGCGTACCGCGGCACACGGCACGCTTGTGGAATGAGCATCCGTGAATGGCCCCAGGGCGAACGTCCCCGTGAAAAACTGCTGGCGCGCGGTTGCGCTGCCCTATCCGATGCCGAGCTAATCGCCGTCCTGCTAGGAAGCGGCGTGCCCGGCAAGGACGCCATTGCCCTCGGGCGCGAGCTGCTCGGCCAGCGCGGAGGCTTAAGCGCCCTGCTCGCTGATCCTAGCGGCATGGTTCGGCTGCGCGGCATCGGCCCGGCCAAGCACGCCCGCCTGATCGCCGCGCTGGAACTGGCCCGGCGGGCGCTGGGCGAACAACTGCGGGAGGTACCCGCCTTGAGTAATCCCCGCGACAGCGGCGACTACCTGCGGGCGCAGCTGCGTCATCTACCTTACGAGGTGTTTGGCTGCCTGTTCCTCGACAATCGCCACCGGGTGCTCGCCTTTGAAGAACTCTTCCGAGGCACCATCGACAGCGCCAGCGTCCACCCCCGCGAAGTCGTCCGCGCCTGCCTGCGCCACAACGCATCGGCCGTGATCCTGGCGCATAACCATCCCTCCGGCATCGCCGAACCCAGCGCCGCCGATCGCACCATTACCCGGGAACTGAAAGACGCCCTGCAACTGATCGACGTGCGGGTGCTCGATCATCTGGTCATTGGCAGCGGAGAACCGGTGTCGATGGCGGCGTTGGGCTGGGTGTAGCCCAAAAAAACAACGGCGCGGGGGGAGAGTCCGCGCCGTATGGCCGTCTTGTGGGGAGGAAGGAGAGGTACGGCGTTCTCCTGACCCCGTCGGCGGGGAGGTGCCTGGGGGACGGGGCGCAGTGTGGCGGTGCGGCATGACAGGGTCATGACGTGGATCGAGCCAAATGGGCAGGGCACCCGTGCCGGACACGGTTCATCGACTTATGCACATTTGGCCTGAGACGGCACTTTCCGTTCACCATCTCTTGCAGCCCTCATGTGTGCGATGCAATTCGTTGATTAAATAAGCTATTTTTCATGACACTGAGGTTTCGGCTGGGAAAATCGCACAGCGGGTCTGGAGACGGCCTGCATTCCCCACAGAGTTATCCACAGGCTTCTGCACCGCATCGCAGCATGCGCCGCACCGCAACGAAGCCCGGCCGGAACAGTTCGCGTCTGATAGCATTGCCGGTTCCATATCCGTCAGACCTTTACCGTGAAAGAACAGCTGCGCGAACTGCTGCTGCAGGCCATCCGTACCCTGCAGAATGACGCCACCCTGCCCGCCGAGCTCGAAGTGCCCAACTTCGTGATCGAGCGTACGCGCAGCCGCGATCATGGTGACTTCGCTGCCAACGCCGCGATGCTGCTGGCCAAGCCGGCGCGCGCCAAGCCGCGTGAGCTGGCCGAGAAGCTGGTTGCCGCCCTGCCGGCCAACGGGCTCGTGGGCAAGGTCGACATTGCCGGCCCCGGCTTTATCAACTTCTTCCTTGCGCCCGGTGCCTATCACGCCGAAGTGGATCGTGTGCTCGTCGGTGGCAACGCCTACGGCCGTAGCACCAGCGGCAACGGCATCACGGCTGGCGTTGAGTTCGTCTCCGCCAACCCGACCGGCCCGCTGCACGTGGGGCACGGCCGCAACGCGGTGCTGGGCGACTGCATCGCTCGCGTGCTCGACGCGACCGGCTGGAACGTGAAGCGCGAGTTCTACTACAACGACGCTGGCGTGCAGATCCACAACCTGGCCGTGTCGACCCAGGCCCGTGCGCGCGGCCTCACGCCGAACGACGCCGGCTGGCCGGAAGACGGCTACCGCGGCGACTACATCGCGGACGTGGCGCAGGCTTACTTGAACGGCGACAGCGTCGAGGTGGAAGGCCACGTGGTCACCGGCGCGAAGAACGCCGAGGATCTGGACGCCATCCGTCATTTCGCCGTGGCTTACCTGCGCCGCGAGCAGAACCTGGACTTGGCCGCCTTCGGCGTCGGCTTCGACGTGTACTACCTCGAATCCTCGCTCTACACCGAACGCAAGGTCGAAGAGACCGTCAGCAAGCTGGTCGCCCACGGTCACACCTATGAGGAAGGCGGCGCACTGTGGCTGCGCAGCACTGACTACGGTGACGACAAAGACCGCGTCATGCGCAAGTCCGACGGCACCTACACGTATTTCGTGCCGGACGTGGCGTACCACATGACCAAGTGGCAGCGCGGCTACGTCAACGCCGTCACCGTGCTTGGCTCCGATCACCACGGCTCGCTGGCCCGCGTGAAGGCCGGCCTGCAGGCGCTGGACGAAGGTATCCCCAAGGGCTACCCGAACTACGTGCTCTACCAGATGGTGACGGTGATGCGCGGCGGCGAAGAGGTGAAGCTCTCCAAGCGCGCTGGCAGCTACCTCACCCTGCGCGACCTGATCGAGGAAGCTGGCCGCGACGCGACCCGCTACTTCCTGATCGCCCGCAAGGCTGACTCGCAGCTCGTGTTCGACATCAATCTGGCCCGCTCGCAGAGCAACGACAACCCGGTCTATTACATCCAGTACGCCCACGCCCGCGTGTGCCGCGTGCTGGAGGAACTGGCCGAGCGTGGCTTGCCCGCCGTGGATACCAAGGCCGGCGTTGCCCAGCTCGGTCGCCTGGACAGCGAGCACGAACAGGCCCTGTTCACCGAACTGTCCCGCTACTCGGAAGTGGTGGAGGCCGCCGCAGCCAATCTAGAACCGCACCTGATCGCGCAATACCTGCGCGAACTCGCTGGCGCGCTTCACAGTTACTATCACGAGCACAAGTGGATCGTGGACGACGCCGAGCTGCGCAACGCGCGCATCACGCTGGTGCTCGCCACGCGCCAGGTCATCCGCAACGGTTTGGATTTGCTGGGACTCAGTGCCCCGGAGAAGATGTAAATGGCAGCACGCAAGGGCAAAGGCCGACAGGCCGTCCGCAACAGCAACGGCAGCATGCCGGGTTGGGGCTGGGCTGTTATCGGCATCCTGATCGGTGCGGTGCTGATGTTTGCCATGCGTGGCCACCTGCCCATGGCGCCAAACCCCAGCGAAGGCCCGCAGCCGAACGCGCAGGCCACCGCGCAACGCGGCAGCGATGCCGGTGCTGCAGGCAGCGAATCCACCTCCGCCACGGACAACGGCAACACGCCGACGGCAGCGAAGAAGCCGCAGTACGACTTCTACTCCGTGCTGTCGGAGAAGGAAGTGCGCATCCCCGATGCCGTGATCAGTGCGCAAGCCAAGGCCGAGCAGCAGCAGAAGCAACAGGCCGCGCAGCAGGCGGCGCAGGCCGCTGCCCAGCAGCAAGCACAGGCGGCAGCGCAGAAGCCCGCACCGGGCCCTGCTGCCGTGAGCGAAGCCATCACGCCCGCACCGGAGTCGGCGGTGCATGCCCCGGCACCCACCGCTGCCGCTCCGGCAGCCACACCGGCCAGCAGTGGTTACCTGCTGCAGGTTGGCGCGTTCCCCAGCGCCGCCGACGCCGAAACGCTGAAGGCCAAGCTGGCCATGCAGGGTTTTGTCGCCAACGTGTCCCCGGTGAGCGTCAACGGCCAGACCTACAATCGAGTGCGCCTGGGCCCGTTCCATTCCGCCACGGAACTGGAATCGGCAAAGCAGCGTCTCTCTTCGGCGGGCATCAATGCCATCGCACTGAAGGAAGGTCGCTAAGCGGCCATCGCTCCATTCGTTACACAAGAAAAGGCCGTGTCTCGCGACACGGCCTTTTTGTTTGCGTCGTTCGATAAAACGAACTGCACCTACGCTACGACGATGACGGACAGCGCTAACGCGGCCCGCCCTATCCGGGTCAGAACTGCCAGCGTACGCCCATGCCCGCGCTCCAGCCCTGTTCGCCCGCGCCGCCAGTATCGGCCTGGTAATCGGCATTGGCATACACCGAAACCGTACGCGTCAATACACCCGTGATACCCGCACCCAGCTGCCACGCCTGACCCCAGCTGCCGGTGGTGAAGGTATTGCTGACACCCCAGGCATCGCTGGCCACAGTGACATTGCTTGCGCTGCCCGAACTCCACAAGTAGTTCACCCGCATCCACGGGGTCCAACGCTGACCGTTACCGGTGACAAACGTCTTCCCAAGGTTTGCACCTACACGACCCAGCCATGCGCCGGCATCCTGCGGTGTTACGCGCAGACCATCGGCGTCGTTAAACGCGTTGGTTTTCAGGGACTGATAAATAACCTGCGCCTGCGGCTCGATCCGCACGTCATCCGCAAACACGAACGGATAGCCGCCTTCCAGCGAATACGTCCAGCCGTGCGTCTTCATATCAGCCATGTCATAACCGCGATAGGCGGTATCCACGCGCGTGTTGTAGTAATTGCGCGCTACCACGCCATCCAAATAGAAGCCGCTTCCGTGCACATACGTGCCCGTGGCTGCCACACTGCTCGCATTCATGCGCATCGCACTGCTGCCGTCGATGGCCTGCGGTGTGATACGCGACGTACCCCTGCTGCCATACATACCCAGTCGGAACGTCGATGCATCGCTGTCCATCCGCAGCCATGTTCCACCGATTTGGACGCCACGATCGTTCTGATCGAAGTTGTAACCAAACTGACCGGCGCTCCGATTGGTGTGGTACTGATAGTTGCCACCGAACGCACGTGCGTAGAGCTCATCGGTGTTACCGGCGGCGCTGACACCATCGCCGTGGATTTCACCGAGTCGGTCATACAGCGTACCCACGTTGCGTATGCCATAGGACAACATGGCCGTCGATGCGCTGAGATACGACGGGACCTGTGGCACAACTTCAGGGCGTGGCGCAGGAGTCGGATCTGGCGTGGGCGTCGGGGCCGGATCCGGCGTGGGAGTTGGGGTAGGCACCGGGGTTGGATCAGGCACAACCGCATTTTGCAGGCGGTAATCCCAGTAGCCATTGCCCTGACCTGCCACGACACGTTGAGTGCCATCAGACGCGCCAGGCTGATAGGCAACGAGGTTATAGCGCCACGGACCAACCGCAACGTAGCCACCGGACAACGCGAAAGACGATGACGACGATTGCCCCGCGACCTGAGCCAACGAGATGCCTTCGTTCGACTCCATCACACCATTCTTGTTGGTATCAGTGAGCGCACCATTACCCGAACCAGTGACTTTCAGGTACGTCGTGCCACTGGCATTGCCTTCCACGAGCACGCGATCCGTAAACTGATTGGACAGCGACCCGCCATCATTGAGCACGGTATTCACCACGACGGTACCACCCGTACCGACCAGATCGCCATGCACCACGGCAGTCTTGTAGCTTCCCGCCGAAGGGGTAAATGCAGCGGTTCCCGCCAATGAAAGCTGTTGCATATCGGAGCTGGCGGTGATGTTCCAGGTGCTGCTGCCGTCAATATTGACCTTGTTCGCGTTCTGCAGCGCACCGGTCAACGATGAGCCCTGAGTCAGCACCACATTGGCCGTCGTCGATGCATCCGCTTTCACGTCGCCCACCAACGCGACGTTGCCGTTGGCCGTCAGGTCAACAGAAGTCCCCGGCTTAGTGACGTAAAGCAGTACACCATTGCCACCTGTAACCCGGGCAGCATCGGTGAGATTGACGACGTTTTGACCTGCCTCTGCATAGATCACGCTGTCCGTAACGGACGTAACCGAACCGCCTGACATCTCAAATGCGTTATTGACTGATGCCGAGCCATCCGTGGTCAGGGACAGGCCGTGGCGCTGCCCGGTTACGGTGCTGTTTACAAGTACGGCGGACCCATTGCCCAGCGCAACGCCATCGGCTCGCGAACCGCTTGTAGTGACGGTAGTACCAGTCGCACTGATGCTGCTCCCTGCGCTTAACGAGGCCAATCCGTGCGCATCACTACCAGCGGTGTTGATAACCGTACCATCCCCCAGCGTCATGGCGGCACCGTTGAAGGCGACGGCGCCATAGGCGCTGTTACCCGCGGTGGCGATGTTGAGCTGGCCTGTCGTGGTGATTAGGCTGCCGTTACCACTGGCCCGCAACCCCATTGCGCTGGTCCCAAGGGTGGTTATGGACGTATTCCCATTCAGTTTCACCTGACCGCCGCTCTCGGCATCGACACCATAGGCGCCAGTGCCTGCGCTATCCCCGCCGAAGGTATGCACTTCATAATAGTCGGCAGTGGTGAGCTGGCTGCCACTGCCTATGGCGACCAGGCCACTGCTAGCCGCGCCGTTTGTTGTGATGTCAACACCGGTTAGCGCAATAACAGCGCCATTGCTCGCCACGACACCGTGAGAACTGCTTCCGCTAGTGTTGATCCCCGCATACGCCACCGTTGCACGCGTGCCGCTGTCCTGGGCGACAACGCCGTAGGCGTTGTCGCCTACCGTTTTGATAAGACCACCCGTAATCGACAGCAATCCACCCTGTTCCGCCAGTGCACCGTGAGCCGCTGCGCCCTGCGTTTCGACCTTCGGAGTGTAGGCGGTCAGGCTGGCAGCACCATACTGGGCGCTGCTATATAAGCCCACGCTATGGCTTCCAGTAGTCATCACACTGGTCGCCCCTCCCACCAATACGACACCACCATCCGTAGCGCTAGCACCATACGAGGTGTCGCCGATCGTTTGGATGGATGCATCGTTCACTTCAATCGTCGAACCGGCATCAACCGACCAGATACCGTCGGCCGAGCCGCCGCTTGTACTCAGCGACCCTTTGTTCAGCATGACGTGGCCGCCATTGGCGGCGTATGCACCATTTGAACGATCACCGGCGACGTTCACCGTGACACCGTTCGCTGTGATGTATGAGCCGGGATTTTCTGACCACAAACCAGCGGCATCATCCATGGTGACCGTCACCGTATCGCCATTCAAGGCAAGACGAGTGCCATCTTGCACAATGACCGGCTGGGTAAAGGTCGCAGCCAGTGTGTGGCCCTGAATAGCCATCCCCATCAGGAGTGCAGCTCCCACTTTTTGCGGGCCGGATCGCTTGCCGCAGCTCTTCGCTAATTCGGACACTACCGTCCAGCTGCCCAACGCCGTGTTCCAGATCAATCTGTAAATCTGATTCATTTCAGTACCGCTTCCTTTTCTAAATCACGACTGCGCGCGAGCACAGCCATCAAGGGCGGCATGTGCTCACAAGACCAACCGTGCTTTTTAGCGAGCGGAACCTATTGAACCAATCAGATACCCCCGAAATATGTAAGTTTTTTCGTTTGATATAAAACTCAGAAGAATCTCGTTGCAT
This genomic window from Dyella terrae contains:
- the coaBC gene encoding bifunctional phosphopantothenoylcysteine decarboxylase/phosphopantothenate--cysteine ligase CoaBC; this translates as MSLAQRRILLGVSGGIAAYKSCELVRRLRDLGAEVRVMMTENAAHFVSATTFQALSGQPVRTSLWDAEAEAAMGHIELARWAERILIAPASADLIARLAHGMANDLLTTVCLASAAPLYVAPAMNQQMWAHPAVQANVDTLRQRGVHLLGPASGDQACGDIGSGRMLEPLELREAIVASFGAQVLRGLKVVVSAGPTYEDIDPVRFIGNRSSGRMGFAVAEAAAQVGADVTLVAGPVSMATPPGITRRIDVRSAEQMRDAVVAATAGADIYIAAAAVGDYRPAEVADHKLKKRDGAPLELHLAENPDILATLAAQTVRPFLVGFAAETHDVERYAQDKLKRKGLDMIAANQVGGGLGFEAADNALTLYGPEGAIELPRASKTELARQLVAKVAERYRAVRA
- the radC gene encoding RadC family protein, producing MSIREWPQGERPREKLLARGCAALSDAELIAVLLGSGVPGKDAIALGRELLGQRGGLSALLADPSGMVRLRGIGPAKHARLIAALELARRALGEQLREVPALSNPRDSGDYLRAQLRHLPYEVFGCLFLDNRHRVLAFEELFRGTIDSASVHPREVVRACLRHNASAVILAHNHPSGIAEPSAADRTITRELKDALQLIDVRVLDHLVIGSGEPVSMAALGWV
- the argS gene encoding arginine--tRNA ligase is translated as MKEQLRELLLQAIRTLQNDATLPAELEVPNFVIERTRSRDHGDFAANAAMLLAKPARAKPRELAEKLVAALPANGLVGKVDIAGPGFINFFLAPGAYHAEVDRVLVGGNAYGRSTSGNGITAGVEFVSANPTGPLHVGHGRNAVLGDCIARVLDATGWNVKREFYYNDAGVQIHNLAVSTQARARGLTPNDAGWPEDGYRGDYIADVAQAYLNGDSVEVEGHVVTGAKNAEDLDAIRHFAVAYLRREQNLDLAAFGVGFDVYYLESSLYTERKVEETVSKLVAHGHTYEEGGALWLRSTDYGDDKDRVMRKSDGTYTYFVPDVAYHMTKWQRGYVNAVTVLGSDHHGSLARVKAGLQALDEGIPKGYPNYVLYQMVTVMRGGEEVKLSKRAGSYLTLRDLIEEAGRDATRYFLIARKADSQLVFDINLARSQSNDNPVYYIQYAHARVCRVLEELAERGLPAVDTKAGVAQLGRLDSEHEQALFTELSRYSEVVEAAAANLEPHLIAQYLRELAGALHSYYHEHKWIVDDAELRNARITLVLATRQVIRNGLDLLGLSAPEKM
- a CDS encoding SDR family oxidoreductase; amino-acid sequence: MSAQASNPVAIVTGASRGIGAAIAERLARDGFTVVINYAGDATSAEALARQIENAGGRALTAQADVADPVAVRRLFDAAETAFGGVDVLVNNAGVMQLAPIAESDDALFDRTVAINLKGTFNTLREAGKRLRNGGRIVNFSTSVVGLNFPTYGVYVATKAAVESMTRVLSKELRGRAITVNAVAPGPTGTDLFLKGKTPEQIDQLAKLAPLERLGTPDDIASVVSFLAGPDGRWVNGQVLRANGGVI
- a CDS encoding autotransporter outer membrane beta-barrel domain-containing protein, encoding MNQIYRLIWNTALGSWTVVSELAKSCGKRSGPQKVGAALLMGMAIQGHTLAATFTQPVIVQDGTRLALNGDTVTVTMDDAAGLWSENPGSYITANGVTVNVAGDRSNGAYAANGGHVMLNKGSLSTSGGSADGIWSVDAGSTIEVNDASIQTIGDTSYGASATDGGVVLVGGATSVMTTGSHSVGLYSSAQYGAASLTAYTPKVETQGAAAHGALAEQGGLLSITGGLIKTVGDNAYGVVAQDSGTRATVAYAGINTSGSSSHGVVASNGAVIALTGVDITTNGAASSGLVAIGSGSQLTTADYYEVHTFGGDSAGTGAYGVDAESGGQVKLNGNTSITTLGTSAMGLRASGNGSLITTTGQLNIATAGNSAYGAVAFNGAAMTLGDGTVINTAGSDAHGLASLSAGSSISATGTTVTTSGSRADGVALGNGSAVLVNSTVTGQRHGLSLTTDGSASVNNAFEMSGGSVTSVTDSVIYAEAGQNVVNLTDAARVTGGNGVLLYVTKPGTSVDLTANGNVALVGDVKADASTTANVVLTQGSSLTGALQNANKVNIDGSSTWNITASSDMQQLSLAGTAAFTPSAGSYKTAVVHGDLVGTGGTVVVNTVLNDGGSLSNQFTDRVLVEGNASGTTYLKVTGSGNGALTDTNKNGVMESNEGISLAQVAGQSSSSSFALSGGYVAVGPWRYNLVAYQPGASDGTQRVVAGQGNGYWDYRLQNAVVPDPTPVPTPTPTPDPAPTPTPDPTPAPRPEVVPQVPSYLSASTAMLSYGIRNVGTLYDRLGEIHGDGVSAAGNTDELYARAFGGNYQYHTNRSAGQFGYNFDQNDRGVQIGGTWLRMDSDASTFRLGMYGSRGTSRITPQAIDGSSAMRMNASSVAATGTYVHGSGFYLDGVVARNYYNTRVDTAYRGYDMADMKTHGWTYSLEGGYPFVFADDVRIEPQAQVIYQSLKTNAFNDADGLRVTPQDAGAWLGRVGANLGKTFVTGNGQRWTPWMRVNYLWSSGSASNVTVASDAWGVSNTFTTGSWGQAWQLGAGITGVLTRTVSVYANADYQADTGGAGEQGWSAGMGVRWQF
- a CDS encoding SPOR domain-containing protein — encoded protein: MAARKGKGRQAVRNSNGSMPGWGWAVIGILIGAVLMFAMRGHLPMAPNPSEGPQPNAQATAQRGSDAGAAGSESTSATDNGNTPTAAKKPQYDFYSVLSEKEVRIPDAVISAQAKAEQQQKQQAAQQAAQAAAQQQAQAAAQKPAPGPAAVSEAITPAPESAVHAPAPTAAAPAATPASSGYLLQVGAFPSAADAETLKAKLAMQGFVANVSPVSVNGQTYNRVRLGPFHSATELESAKQRLSSAGINAIALKEGR
- a CDS encoding SDR family oxidoreductase, coding for MKNVIVITGASSGFGLMSARALAHAGHTVYAGMRETTGRNAARVEEMAHYAQEHGVELRAIEMDVASQSSVDAAIAEIVATHQRLDVVIHNAGHMAYGPAEAFTPEQFAQLYDTNVLSTQRVNRAALPSLRKQGRGLVVWVSSSSVRGGTPPYLAPYFAAKAGMDSLAVSYAGELARWGIETSIVVPGAFTQGTNHFAHAGAPADDAVAKVYAEGPTRDFGEVAFKGLASLEPADADPEAVARAIVDVVGKPFGTRPFRVHIDPSEDGAEIVNGVADRVRAELLRRIGLEDILHPRVVG
- a CDS encoding LysR family transcriptional regulator, translated to MDKVDAMRLFTRIVERRSFTLAAQDLELPRSTVTEVIKQLEARLGVRLLERTTRQVRPTLDGEAYYQRCLSILAEIEEAEAAFTGARPTGLLRVDVHSVLARHFMLPGLPDFLARYPGIQLRIGEGDRYVDLVREGVDCVLRVGKPTDSSMIGRQIAVLPEGTYASPAYLERHGTPSTPDDLEGHQMVAFVSSATGSVLPLEFRHGDSARDVLLPHTVSVAGAEMYVATARLGLGLIQVPTYRVQDEVAHGTLVNVLPGFPPIPSPVYVLYPQNRQLSPRVRVFIDWLGAEFAKRLPA